The following are from one region of the Vanessa cardui chromosome 3, ilVanCard2.1, whole genome shotgun sequence genome:
- the LOC124543700 gene encoding toll-like receptor 7, producing MFQLLTFLLVTLGVIAAYVPRDLDNCRRDFNGDKGTTACHIRTLENNASNLVSAPSESTKRLTVECNQLLLFESYLEANYFQRFITLEELTLANCKLLRIPGNAFEGLRELKKLSIRSKNYDWSPNKNLELSLGTFNGLRELQTLDLGQNNLKVIPSDVFCALDNLQILNVTYNKIKNIDRLGFGQNCGSGLRSLDISHNEIKSLSEDSEISNLRRLQELKLQHNNISDISSEIFNGLISLRILNVSYNNLQLIPEGTFTNTKELREIYLNNNLLFELARGVFHRLEQLLVLDLSNNQLSSAHIDGGTFIGLIRLVILNLSNNALTRIDGKTFKDLFFLQILDLRNNSIGYIEENTFLPLYNLHTLNLAENRLHTIDEYLFNGLFVLSKLNLNNNLLITIDPKAFKNCSDLKELDLSSNQLIDVPKAIWELSLLKTLDIGENQISDIKNGSFKNLDQLTGLRLIDNQIGNLSVGMFWDLPSLQVLNLAKNKIQAVERGSFQRNKQLEAIRLDGNFISDINGVFSAVLSLLWLNLSENHLVWFDYAFIPGNLKWLDIHGNFIEHLGNYYKIQDEIRIKTLDVSHNRIVELSPLAIPNSVELLFINNNHINNIQVNTFIEKRNLTRVDIYANEISHLDINSLRLSPVPSNKSLPEFYIGGNPFDCDCSMEWLPLINNMTATRQYPRIMDLENVLCKMTHTRGVTHIPLSNLKSTDFLCTYETHCFTLCHCCDYVACDCQMTCPNNCSCYHDPTWHTNVVDCSSQSAVEIPEKIPMDATEVYLDGNDFKELQNYAFIGRKNMRSLYVNSSKVENLHNRTFAGLSSLVILHLGNNKLEHLNGYEFEHLTQLSELYLQDNFISHIVNTTFSHLISLKTLRIDGNRLVEFSIWSLTLNKNLNSLSIGNNMWSCKCRYLQRFTAFISENVAKITDIADVWCANIGSPSSQRKELNLNGTICSDYYASESGIDNMIMSNYLPMMVTSFTGFMLILLSTLIVFLFRDTIRIWLYTSCGIRFFPFTGGYDETDKLYDAYVCYSPKDDDFVIQTLAAELENGNPSYHLCLHYRDIPQHGVAYMQYTLPLPEAAEASKRILIVLTRNFLETEWSRYEFRQALHEILKTRIYTLVLIEDSSVLNEAECDPDLRPYLKTGLRIKWGQNKFWEKLRYAMPDRRYKSKSSSFRNNINSYTMRSGMQNGTMRSFSFTEKMRGSGDTVNATPECIEGRPQHPQPLYGSDGRPPSDHIYSSIDSDYSSLELGGSNPNRRREFRHWPPPPIIDTQHSGQAYLV from the coding sequence ATGTTTCAATTGCTGACTTTTTTGTTAGTGACTTTGGGTGTAATTGCCGCGTATGTTCCGAGAGATTTGGATAATTGTAGGAGAGATTTCAATGGTGATAAAGGGACAACTGCGTGTCATATACGAACACTCGAAAACAATGCATCAAATCTTGTATCAGCACCTTCGGAAAGTACAAAACGTTTGACCGTTGAGTGCAACCAACTACTACTTTTCGAAAGTTATCTTGAAGCAAACTATTTTCAAAGATTTATAACGTTAGAGGAACTAACGCTTGCAAACTGCAAACTTCTTCGGATACCAGGCAACGCTTTTGAAGGATTACGTGAACTGAAAAAGTTATCGATACGATCTAAGAACTACGATTGGAGCCCGAATAAGAATTTGGAACTTTCACTTGGAACTTTTAACGGACTACGTGAATTACAGACTCTTGATTTAGGACAAAATAATCTCAAAGTTATACCATCAGATGTATTTTGTGCGTTagataatttacaaatattgaatgttacttataataaaataaaaaatattgatcgtTTAGGCTTTGGACAAAATTGTGGTTCAGGTCTTAGAAGTTTAGATATTAGTCATAACGAAATTAAATCCTTAAGTGAGGATTCAGAAATTTCAAATCTTCGGCGACTACAAGAACTCAAATTACAGCATAATAATATAAGTGATATCTCTAGTGAAATATTTAATGGACTAATATCATTACgcattttaaatgtttcctATAATAATCTGCAGTTAATACCTGAGGGCACGTTCACGAACACGAAAGAGTTACgagaaatatatctaaataataaccTGCTATTTGAATTAGCCAGAGGCGTTTTCCACCGATTAGAACAGCTGCTTGTATTAGATTTATCGAATAATCAACTCTCAAGCGCTCACATCGATGGCGGAACATTTATTGGTCTTATACGCTTAGTCATTCTGAATTTATCCAATAACGCTTTGACAAGGATAGATGGTAAGACATTTAAAGATTTGTTCTTTCTTCAAATAttagatttaagaaataattcgaTTGGATATATTGAAGAGAACACATTTTTACCTTTGTATAATTTGCATACTTTAAATTTAGCCGAAAATCGATTACATACGATTGACGAATACCTTTTCAATGGACTATTTGTtcttagtaaattaaatttaaataataaccttTTAATAACAATTGATCCGAAGGCTTTTAAAAATTGTTCTGATTTGAAGGAGTTGGACTTGAGTTCCAATCAATTAATAGATGTTCCTAAGGCAATTTGGGAGTTATCACTTTTAAAAACTTTAGATATAGGAGAAAATCAAATATCAGATATAAAAAATGgatcttttaaaaatttagatCAATTAACAGGCTTGAGACTTATCGACAATCAGATCGGAAACCTTAGTGTAGGTATGTTTTGGGATTTACCAAGTCTTCAAGTAttaaatttagcaaaaaataaaatacaggcTGTGGAGAGAGGAAGCTTTCAAAGAAATAAGCAATTAGAAGCCATACGATTAGATGGTAATTTTATATCCGATATTAATGGAGTGTTCTCGGCTGTTTTGAGTTTGCTTTGGCTCAACCTATCAGAAAATCATTTGGTTTGGTTCGACTACGCCTTTATACCGGGTAATTTAAAATGGTTAGATATTCACGGTAATTTTATCGAGCACTTAggaaattactataaaattcaagatgaaattcgaataaaaacATTGGATGTCAGCCATAACCGTATCGTAGAATTATCACCATTAGCAATACCGAATAGTGTAGAactgttatttataaacaataaccaCATTAACAACATCcaagtaaatacatttatagaGAAGCGCAATCTCACCAGAGTTGATATTTACGCAAATGAGATATCTCATTTAGATATCAACAGCCTCCGGTTATCGCCAGTCCCCTCGAATAAGTCGTTGCCAGAGTTCTACATAGGAGGAAATCCGTTTGATTGCGATTGTTCCATGGAGTGGTTGcctttaataaacaatatgacTGCCACGAGACAATATCCCAGAATTATGGATCTTGAGAATGTATTGTGTAAAATGACTCATACTAGAGGTGTTACACATATACCTTTAAGCAACTTAAAATCAACGGATTTCTTGTGCACATATGAAACCCATTGTTTCACTCTATGCCACTGTTGCGATTACGTCGCATGCGATTGCCAAATGACTTGTCCCAATAACTGTTCTTGTTACCACGATCCGACCTGGCATACAAATGTTGTCGATTGTTCCAGTCAGAGTGCAGTCGAAATACCAGAAAAAATACCTATGGATGCAACCGAGGTGTATTTAGATGGGAATGACTTTAAAGAATTGCAAAATTATGCATTCATAGGCAGAAAAAATATGAGATCACTTTATGTAAATTCGAGTAAAGTTGAAAACTTACATAATAGAACATTTGCTGGCTTATCTTCACTCGTGATATTACATCTCGGTAATAATAAGCTTGAACATTTAAATGGATACGAGTTCGAGCATCTGACTCAACTAAGCGAACTCTATTTACAAGATAATTTCATTAGTCATATTGTTAACACGACTTTTTCACATTTGATCTCTTTGAAAACATTAAGAATAGATGGAAACAGATTAGTTGAATTCTCTATTTGGagtttaacattaaataaaaacttaaacagTCTTTCAATTGGCAATAATATGTGGTCTTGCAAATGTAGATATTTGCAAAGATTTACAGCTTTTATATCAGAAAACGTTGCTAAAATCACTGACATTGCAGATGTATGGTGCGCGAACATAGGCAGCCCTTCATCGCAAAGAAAAGAATTGAACCTTAACGGTACAATATGCAGTGACTATTATGCAAGTGAATCTGGAATTGATAATATGATAATGTCTAACTATTTACCTATGATGGTCACATCATTTACGGGATTCATGTTAATCTTACTTTCTACActtattgttttcttatttagaGACACGATACGGATATGGCTCTATACTAGTTGTGGCATTCGATTTTTTCCATTTACCGGAGGCTATGATGAAACGGACAAATTATACGACGCGTATGTATGCTATAGTCCGAAAGATGATGATTTTGTCATACAAACCCTTGCAGCCGAATTGGAAAATGGAAATCCCTCATACCATCTCTGCCTACATTATCGAGATATACCCCAACATGGCGTAGCTTATATGCAGTATACATTACCGCTCCCAGAAGCGGCAGAAGCGTCCAAGCGCATACTTATTGTTTTAACGAGAAATTTCTTAGAAACCGAATGGTCTCGCTATGAATTTAGACAAGCACTACACGAAATACTTAAAACTAGAATTTATACATTAGTTCTCATTGAAGATAGTTCTGTCTTAAACGAAGCGGAATGCGACCCTGATTTAAGGCCATATTTAAAAACAGGCTTAAGGATAAAATGGGGTCAGAATAAATTTTGGGAGAAGTTACGCTATGCGATGCCTGACCGGCGATATAAATCTAAATCGTCTAGCTTTAGAAATAATATCAACTCGTATACAATGAGAAGCGGTATGCAAAACGGTACAATGAGATCGTTTTCTTTCACTGAAAAAATGAGAGGGTCTGGGGATACCGTGAATGCTACTCCTGAATGTATAGAAGGTCGACCTCAACATCCACAGCCTTTGTACGGATCAGATGGTAGACCGCCATCGGATCATATTTATTCATCCATCGACTCAGATTACTCATCATTAGAATTAGGTGGAAGTAATCCCAATCGGAGGCGAGAGTTTAGGCACTGGCCGCCACCTCCTATAATTGATACACAGCATTCAGGTCAAGCTTACCTTGTCTAG